A portion of the Hoplias malabaricus isolate fHopMal1 chromosome 1, fHopMal1.hap1, whole genome shotgun sequence genome contains these proteins:
- the il15l gene encoding interleukin 15, like isoform X3, which yields MTGKLHHQELYSQDCKLYTPSVLDYRQNCSKSTIECFLKEVNVLIKETNAKDQGLLTLLKKIVYQLQDKKPPCPACEVYKEQKPEDFLKSLKTILQMMNTINELQ from the exons GAACTTTACTCACAGGATTGCAAGCTGTACACACCATCTGTACTCGATTATAGG CAGAACTGCTCCAAGTCTACGATAGAATGCTTTTTAAAGGAGGTAAATGTTCTTATTAAAGAGACCAATGCTAAGGATCAAGGATTACTCACACTGCTCAAAAAGATTGTATATCAA TTGCAGGACAAGAAGCCACCCTGTCCAGCTTGTGAGGTGTATAAAGAACAAAAACCGGAGGATTTCCTGAAAAGCTTAAAGACTATTTTGCAAATGATGAACACCATAAATGAACTGCAATGA
- the il15l gene encoding interleukin 15, like isoform X5 translates to MQELYSQDCKLYTPSVLDYRNCSKSTIECFLKEVNVLIKETNAKDQGLLTLLKKIVYQLQDKKPPCPACEVYKEQKPEDFLKSLKTILQMMNTINELQ, encoded by the exons GAACTTTACTCACAGGATTGCAAGCTGTACACACCATCTGTACTCGATTATAGG AACTGCTCCAAGTCTACGATAGAATGCTTTTTAAAGGAGGTAAATGTTCTTATTAAAGAGACCAATGCTAAGGATCAAGGATTACTCACACTGCTCAAAAAGATTGTATATCAA TTGCAGGACAAGAAGCCACCCTGTCCAGCTTGTGAGGTGTATAAAGAACAAAAACCGGAGGATTTCCTGAAAAGCTTAAAGACTATTTTGCAAATGATGAACACCATAAATGAACTGCAATGA
- the il15l gene encoding interleukin 15, like isoform X4, which translates to MQELYSQDCKLYTPSVLDYRQNCSKSTIECFLKEVNVLIKETNAKDQGLLTLLKKIVYQLQDKKPPCPACEVYKEQKPEDFLKSLKTILQMMNTINELQ; encoded by the exons GAACTTTACTCACAGGATTGCAAGCTGTACACACCATCTGTACTCGATTATAGG CAGAACTGCTCCAAGTCTACGATAGAATGCTTTTTAAAGGAGGTAAATGTTCTTATTAAAGAGACCAATGCTAAGGATCAAGGATTACTCACACTGCTCAAAAAGATTGTATATCAA TTGCAGGACAAGAAGCCACCCTGTCCAGCTTGTGAGGTGTATAAAGAACAAAAACCGGAGGATTTCCTGAAAAGCTTAAAGACTATTTTGCAAATGATGAACACCATAAATGAACTGCAATGA